Proteins from a genomic interval of Acanthopagrus latus isolate v.2019 chromosome 7, fAcaLat1.1, whole genome shotgun sequence:
- the LOC119022253 gene encoding uncharacterized protein LOC119022253 yields the protein MMDSSPVLCQQNQNKIHTDLRRLKNENNRMSVHPKPSKLLSAPHPSNQDTENKDPEKSEVSRKAPVRSGGSRLPVLAKSLPLQTPSDFSQSHCRWEEKPLAGKARKKKPCTRPIPFNLSQPKSSRMATENRQHLTVSQTRTSTLAVQPNNSEHAAHLKTQNINTKPTKNPSTLNSNVNPTKGSGKSNGNTPLRSGLPGHSSTFKTSVTLSRPLSSISNNTMHQNIITTSAKAAFNAEAFTDNMKLLSLKDSTKISNASQNRQLPAQGNISKSSSDKGESFQSDHAALLSILRNEGVSATGFGSSSPQSKPYNYLPQRVSVMKSRQKATTGSVKSVQFSPDPTALQSILQNEGVKVGGPVGATPLKSVRPSGRGTSVYTAQRVPARKNRAEATGGPAAAALKESPLKKWTPQRVRNTRHQPMSAMKWHLSTQQSPYGSTPGPQSCKTNLQSRQEEIVQRLFDDQEDEQSTDVADKDPETKMEQLPVTTTKSHCEEKIETGANSNEDEDEEQRIGGGQPFIQALQRESVIFFSTGKKLLRAQRFERQENSPHREQAGLVSSEQRNVLPVHEEMSSVSEPTCQIAHSSVQSLHRDLFVPKSGALSSAAAILRKRLPPLEELRMDEEVATYTSMSVQAAPGFVPPRPRCGNPLASILHFEESSRFVPIVCDLSPGPSSPQSSRLQER from the exons ATGATGGACTCCTCTCCAGTCCTTtgtcaacaaaatcaaaacaaaatacacactgaCCTTCGGAG attgaaaaatgaaaataacagaatGTCAGTGCACCCAAAGCCTTCCAAACTCCTGTCAGCACCACATCCTTCCAACCAAGATACTGAGAACAAGGATCCAGAAAAGTCAGAAGTGAGTAGGAAGGCACCTGTGCGATCAGGTGGAAGTCGGCTACCGGTCCTCGCAAAGTCCCTTCCTCTTCAGACCCCATCTGACTTCAGTCAGTCTCACTGTAGGTGGGAGGAAAAACCTCTGGCT GGCAAAGCAAGGAAGAAAAAGCCTTGCACCAGGCCCATTCCTTTCAACCTGTCGCAGCCCAAGAGTTCAAGAATGGCTACAGAAAATCGGCAGCACCTCACTGTTTCACAAACAAGGACTAGCACTCTTGCTGTCCAACCTAATAACAGTGAACATGCTGCTCATCttaaaacccaaaacattaatacaaaaccaacaaaaaatcCATCCACGTTAAACAGCAATGTGAACCCGACCAAAGGTTCAGGGAAGTCTAACGGAAATACACCTCTGCGGTCAGGACTGCCTGGGCATTCCAGCACTTTTAAGACTTCAGTCACTTTGTCCCGCCCTCTATCATCAATTTCTAATAACACTATGCACCAGAACATCATTACAACTTCTGCAAAGGCTGCTTTTAATGCAGAGGCCTTTACGGATAACATGAAGCTGCTCAGTCTCAAAGATTCAACCAAGATATCCAATGCTAGCCAAAACAGGCAGCTGCCTGCTCAGGGCAATATTTCCAAAAGTTCTTCTG ACAAAGGAGAGAGCTTCCAGTCTGATCACGCGGCTTTGCTCAGTATCCTCCGGAATGAGGGAGTAAGTGCCACAGGTTTTGGATCTTCAAGTCCTCAGTCCAAACCCTATAACTATCTG CCCCAGCGAGTGTCTGTCATGAAAAGTCGACAAAAAGCGACCACAG GATCAGTGAAGTCGGTGCAGTTCTCTCCTGACCCGACTGCACTGCAGAGTATCCTGCAGAACGAGGGAGTGAAGGTTGGAGGGCCTGTGGGTGCCACACCTCTAAAATCAGTCCGTCCATCAGGCAGAGGAACTTCAGTCTACACA GCTCAGAGAGTGCCAGCTAGAAAGAATCGTGCAGAGGCGACCGGAGGACCAGCAG cagcagctctcaaaGAGAGTCCACTGAAGAAATGGACTCCACAGAGAGTCCGAAACACCAGACATCAGCCCATGTCTGCTATG aaaTGGCATCTGTCGACACAACAGTCACCGTACGGCAGCACCCCCGGGCCGCAGAGCTGCAAGACCAACCTTCAGTCACGCCAGGAG gaGATTGTCCAGAGGTTATTTGATGATCAAGAAGACGAGCAGAGCACAGACGTGGCTGACAAAGATCCTGAGACGAAAATGGAGCAGCTCCCAGTAACAACT ACTAAATCCCACTGCGAAGAAAAGATAGAGACTGGAGCCAACAGCAatgaggacgaggacgaggagcagAGGATTGGGGGAGGTCAGCCTTTCATCCAGGCACTGCAAAGAGagtctgtgatttttttctcaacGGGCAAAAAGCTGTTGAGAGCTCAACGTTTTGAGAGGCAGGAAAACTCACCCCATCGTGAGCAGGCTGGCCTGGTTTCATCAGAGCAGAGAAATGTGCTGCCGGTACATGAAGAGATGTCATCTGTGTCGGAACCAACCTGTCAGATCGCGCACTCTTCTGTTCAGAGTCTGCACAGAG ACCTCTTTGTTCCGAAGAGTGGTGCTCTGAGTTCTGCAGCGGCGATTCTTCGTAAgcgtcttcctcctctggagGAGCTGCGTATGGACGAGGAGGTGGCCACCTACACCTCCATGTCTGTCCAAGCTGCCCCTGGATTTGTCCCCCCTCGGCCTCGCTGTGGGAACCCGCTGGCCTCCATCCTGCACTTTGAAGAGTCCTCT AGATTTGTTCCGATCGTCTGTGACCTCTCGCCTGGTCCCTCCTCTCCACAGAGCTCTCGGCTGCAGGAGAGATGA